tttattcaaaagaaaaaaaatgcatttgttatttttgtgtcaagacgaatcaataagtcacaaaaattacttaactAGTCAATCCAAATCCACTCTAAATAAGGAATCAagcttaatttagtaattaaataTTCATAACTATGCAGTCAACTAAGATTACTATGTattaaacaaaggaaaaggcaaaaacaaaaaatatagaataGTCATAGTTAAGACTattatatgttttttgtttttgttttttccgttGTTTAACACAGAGTAATCTTATTTGGTTACATAGTTATGAAtatttaattactaaattaagcttgattccttatttaggatgggtttgaattgaaaagttaagtaatttttgtgacttattgattcgtcttaatGCAAAACTACAAATgcgcttttttttcttttgaataaagacaaaaattaagttattaattgacttttaaagccaaatctagccttaatcttgtttatgagtataatattgtgttttgccaaaatgagccttaaccttgttttgccaatattcgtgccaaaatgcacattttcagcatttccATTtattttggatggaaagttaacGACGGGTGTaaaattgatgaatttttaaatagatcaggtgtttttttaataatttaaaaagatCAAGTACCTGTAtgtaatttatggaaaagatcaggtgctattttgaaaatttccattTAAACAATGGCCGCGAAGTTTGCTCATGGCCCCAAATTTTTGCGACGGCACCGTTTGTATTAATATGAACCCGCATTTCTGAAACACAATTTAGGCGCTAATCCGCTTAGAAATCAAATCGCAAGTTGGTCGCGCGAGGTTTTGGTCGACACAGAAGAAGATGGTTGTCGGGTTTCTAGACGTCGAGTACCTCTTGGGAATGCGATTTAACGACGAGCTGGAATCAATTTTTTACGAACCTCTGCTTTTTTCATCAATGGCGTCAGTCAATCAACTTCGACCCCTGGGGCGAAAACTTGTTCAATCGATACACCCACAAACCCTTTTGAATTaggctattttcttttttaccatttttttttctttgaacgcCCTTGTAGAAGTAGTGCAttagttgttgagaaatgtcaagttatttccgaTAATGAATAAATTGTAAATGGTTTAGTGAGTAGATTTACTgtagaaaaaaagttttttttcgaTAAATTGTTAGTTATTGAAAACAACTTGGTAAAATGTCATCACTTGTTATCCTTTGTGAGCAATATGGTAAAATGTCTACTTTTGTTCCGCTTTTTGTCACCAGAAACATGGTTAGGCTATAATTGGATGTTTGTAATCTTGAGTGAATTATCCGGTCAGTGGTCACCATTAGGAATGATATATTCAGGAATACTATATCCTTACAGTTTTTAGGAAGTCTTTTAGAGTTCATCATTTCTTCTCTAGCGGGCTTATTTTTATGCCACCAAATCTGCAAGGCAGAAAGTCATCAGAGGTTACAGCTAATGAAATTTGGTCAGTGGATGGTATTGGTAAGGGGATTCAGGTCAAGTACGGCTTATCTTAAGAGCACATATACAAATACGTACAGTCGAACACAGATTACAAAACGTGAAACGTGAATTTAAAATAAATAGGGATACGAATACGAGTCCACGAATGAGGACATGCAAAAGATGCAAATATATATTAGGATAGATATTCAATTGTTATTAATATGAACATTCCACCCCAAAACAAGCAAAACTGTATCTTTATAATCCTCattgtttcctttttaaataTTACAAGTCAAAACATGAAGTGTCTTATACGCGCGTGAAATGTGATACGGCAAGCAGTTAAGAGTGTCGGTATTTCATAGAGCTTATCTATGACCAATGTCGGTTGACATGGGGTGGCCAGGACAAGAGATGGCCAATTAtgtactcaattttttttttttcccttctatttGTCCTTGTCATTCAGTCATTTTGGCACAACCTCTCAGACTACGTGACTAATGATATTGTTGTAATGTCACCGTCCTTCTTATCATTAAGAGtggcggtttttttttttacaaaaacatcAATTGGGCGATTCAAGGGcaccaatgtaatttttttttttttgattggcaaatgACAAGGACagaaatgaaattaaaattatttaatctCCAATACTATCTGAGACTCCAATCGCTGGTCTGAGACCAACCAAAGTCCTAAAAACCAAAACCCCACTGCCCAAACTACCAACCTGCTAGAAACCACCAACAATTGGGAATTAAAACGCCGCCACTGTATTCATACATCTGAAGTGGCTACTACCTGGGTTGcgcttcaaaaaaaagaagagttggGGAAATATTTGGCTTTGAAGAAACTTGAAGAAGAGTGAATCATTGCCCACCAACAACCTCCATCCTTGCTTAGCAAGCATTGCTAAGTCCCTGAAACCCAATCCACCCTTCCTTTTAACATCCTTTCAATTTTCAGAGGACTAGTTGCAGCATGTGAGGTttgtatttaaaaatatatatgtctACATAGTCAGAATGCATAACATAATGATGCTAAAATGGCAAGTCGTTATGTTGGACTAGATAGAAAAAGTTGAACCCACCCAAACAGTTATCATGCAAATCATGAAGTTGGACCTTAAAGAAAAACTACACCATAATAGCTGCCTCCTGCTTACGTATCTTACATACGTACTCTATCTCGTATTGAACTACTTTGATCTATGTTTCATTTTCTACAGAAGAAGTTGCATCAACCTTATTATCACACAAATGAAATAATGTACCATGATACGAATGGAGCCTCTGGATTGCTAGAGGGCCTAAACTCTAGTATTCTCTCTTGATACATACTTCAATTTCAGGCCATCTAATTCTGAATTGGTGACAGCTAAAGgactattttccttttttgaggTGAAGCTCAAGGACTAATTTTAGTTTCTATagaagaagggggggggggggggggggggggggggggggggggggtgtgtgtggtGTGCACCGTGCATACCATTTTGGAAAACTCCATGGTGTTTTTATCTCTTATTGGTTAGTATTGATTAACTTGTTTTCTCTGTCTTTGAATATGAGGTGGTGCTCGCTCAACTCCTTTTTAATTAAATAGTTAAAAGAGGATTCAAAGTACCCATGTAAATCTCGGCGTTTGAACTTAAGTTATAGTCAAAAGAACTAAATGGAATCCATTGTTCAGTTAAACCACAGTGCATATAGCCCACGACCGATTATCTTAAATTACTTTGCTTGTCTCATGCTTTAGTATCAGCAAGCACCAGTATCCAACTATAGCAAAGAAGCACATGTCATTGAAGGATAACGGTTTAGAATTTCTGCAGATTTGACCGAGAGGAAAAGAATGACAAGCAGGAGCAATAGAACAGTACTAGAGACAAATTAAGTGATAGAAGTGAATATAGGCAGATATCTCAAACACCAACCAAACAGCAGCACCGCTGTTGATTTCAATCCCGCTGAGTTGGGTCTAATTACGGGATTGAAATCAACTTCTCCTACACTTGTTCGTTCAAAAGTCAGAAGTATTCTTTCAATATCTTCCTCCAAGGTTATAACTTTATACTAACTCTTTCTTTACTCGCATCAACAGGCCTTCAAGTTCAAACAAGGAAACGCATGTATTCAACTGAGCAAGGGGATGATATGGAGTTCGGCCCCAACCAAAAGAGCAAAACCAATTGGGCCCAAAAAGCCTTTGCATTTCCCCCCGGTTATGACCGTATAACAGTAAGCACAAGGCTGATGGGCCTAACAGAGAGCTGGATAAGGCCCGTCCCATTTTAATTGGCCTGCCTAGTCACTTTCAAAATTCCCAATACAAACATTATTACCGTCACAACGGTATTCACAATGCAATAATcaaaaatagataatcaaaagttgttacatcagtttttgattatttatttaagagattgttaatgTTAGCAATATAGAGTTTCACAATGACATAataaaaattggataaccaaaacttgtcttatcactttttcaaattacaaaaaaactaaaaattgtgaacataaaaaatagttttttctaaaaatattttttacacTAATAAAAGTTAtcgaaaatagtttttgaatttttttttggaaaaaaagtttttgaaaaacacgGTGTGAACATAAAGTGagaaataaaagttttttttttttttttatttaaaagttttTGAATCAAACTGTGATTAATTGTGTGGGAGGACGAAATCTGTCGACTGTCATTGGTCTCCACTTTCCTAATCCTTcgattttccctccaaaataaagaaacatAATTAATTGTACTAAATTTGGCACCCAAACCCCAGCTAATCATTCATTATATGTATTCGGTCTCGCCCTAATTAGCCCCACCACCAATAACCCTCACGCTCCTTTTCCGCGAGGAAGCGGGATATAAACAATATTCCaacagagagagacagagacagagacggatagagagagaaacagagataGATAGAGCGCCACCCTCGCCGCCGCTTGCATTCCATCATCCAACCGAAAACCCTAATTCCCTGCGCCCATGGATTCCGAGTCGACTCAGCTCCAACAAGCCCAACTGGCGGCGATTCTCGGCCCCGATCCCGCCCCGTTCGAAACCCTAATCTCCCACCTCATGTCCACCGCCAACGAGCAGCGCTCCCAGGCCGAGCTCATCTTCAACCTCTGCAAGCAGACCGATCCCAACTCGCTCGCCCTCAAACTCGCCCACCTCCTCCAGTTCTCCCCGCACCTCGAGGGCCGCGCCATGTCCGCGATTCTACTCAGGAAGCAGTTAACTCGGGACGATTCGTACGTCTGGCCTCGGCTCTCCCCGGCGACTCAGTCCTCCCTCAAATCGATCTTCCTCGCCTGCATACAACGGGAGGAGACGAAGACGATAATCAAGAAGCTGTGCGACACCGTTTCAGAGCTTGCTTCGGGGATTCTGCCAGACAACGGCTGGCCGGAACTGTTGCCTTTTATGTTCCAGTGCGTTTCGTCTGATTCCCCCAAGCTTCAGGAATCGGCCTTCTTGATTTTTGCCCAATTGTCGCAGTACATCGGTGAAAACCTAATTCCTCATATTAAGCATCTGCACGCCGTGTTCTTGCAGTGTTTGACTTCATCGTCGAACTCAGACGTGAAGATTGCTGCGCTCAGTGCCGTGATTAACTTTATTCAGTGCTTGAACAACTCGAGCGACCGTGATCGGTTTCAGGCAAGAATCTATAAAAGCTAATAATACTGGATAGTCATATATAGTTGGATTTAGAGATTGATTAAGTTGTTGGTTAAGTGAAACGGCCATTAATTAAAAAGTTAAAGTATTGTTAACCGAATATTGCCTAAGCATTGTCAAATAAATTTCGAATCCATGATACCGCTTCTGGTTTTCCTTTGTTTGGCTATATTTTCATGGCTTTAGAAACACTGGCTGTAGTTTGTTTTGATGAAATTGATTacgaaaagttttgaaaaagtttGATAGGAGACACAAGGACATTGCCTAACAATGGAAAGGCATAAATATTTTGAGTTGTAAATTAATTTACTAGTCAGTTAGGTGCAGCAATTATCAACTAAAAACCAAATGGTTTTGTGAACTGAAAATTTCCTAAGCTTTGTCAGATGAATTGTGAATCCGTGTTGACTTAGCTTTTGTTTATATGTTTTGCTAATTTTCATGTCTTTAGAAACATTAGAATTTCTTGGTGTCTATTGATTTGTATTGGCCTGTTAAGAAATGAAAAGGTTTGGTCCGTTTTAATGAAAGATAAATGTTGCAGTCACTTGTATGAAAACAAATGGAATTTTTGATCCTTGGTTTCAGGATTTGTTGCCTGCTATGATGCGAACGTTGACAGAGGCATTAAACGGCGGAAATGAGGCCACGGCGCAAGAAGCTCTTGAGTTATTGATTGAATTGGCAGGGACAGAGCCAAGGTTTTTGAGGAGGCAATTGGTGGATGTGGTGGGATCCATGTTACAGATTGCAGAGGCGGAAACTCTAGAAGAGGGTACACGACACCTGGCGATCGAGTTTGTGATCACGCTCGCGGAGGCGAGAGAGAGGGCACCTGGTATGATGAGGAAGTTGCCTCAGTTTATCAGTAGGTTGTTTGCAATATTGATGAAGATGTTATTGGACATTGAGGATGATCCTGCATGGCATAGTGCGGAGACTGAGGATGAGGAGGCAGGGGAGACCAGTAATTACAGTGTTGGGcaggagtgtttggatcggctcTCTATTGCATTGGGGGGAAATACAATTGTTCCTGTCGCTTCAGAACAGTTGCCCGCGTATTTGGCTGCTCCTGAGTGGCAAAAACACCATGCTGCGCTTATCGCTCTTGCGCAGATTGCTGAGGGATGCTCGAAGGTATTGAAGCTGTCCTTTCACTTTCATTTAcatattattttcttatattCACTTGAActtgtcaaaaaagaaatagcACATGTATGCATTTTGTTTTTGCTCGTAATATTTCCAGCATTTTTTTGATGATGTTTATATTGGGCATCAAGCAGTAAGCAGTTTTGATTCTTGCCTGGCCCACTGtggtatttttttcattataaGCCTTTGCTCACTTCATGCACTGGGATATGGTGTTGTGTAGCGGCATGTGTCCAATTGTCCAGAACCtgcaaaaagatttttttttgttagttaatATTACTTATCTTTGGTACCTTTTTGTTTACAAGGTGCCATAGACCATTTAATGCATACTATGAGTGTTTTATACATAGTTATGCACTTAGCTTGAATAGTGTTGTGTTTCTAGGTGAAAGCCTAATAAGATGTCGCCTCCCCTCTTCACTGGTGCAGGTGATGGTTAAAAATTTGGAGCAAGTAGTGAACATGGTTTTGAATTCATTCCAAGATCCTCACCCTCGAGTGCGCTGGGCGGCTATTAATGCAATTGGGCAGCTGTCTACTGATTTGGGcccagatttgcaagttcagTACCATCAACGGGTGCTGCCAGCTTTAGCTGCAGCTATGGACGATTTCCAGAATCCCCGTGTGCAGGTTAGCTGATTTCCAGAATCCCTTTGTAGCGTTCATATCATGTGCATGATAAAGCTGGCAAGTGCAGGTGTTGAATCGTGTCTGGATGCTTTGATTTACTTTTGGCTTGTTAGGACCTTGTTGATATCTTTTCTGCTCTCTGATGCATTATCTAGGTGATTTGTTCCATTTGGTCATATAATGTAGTGGATCAACGGATCTTGGTGTCTAACTCTTGTAATTTGGTGATGTGCTTGAAAGTGAGAAGGTTAGTTTAGGGAACTTCCTTGTGGGCAAAATTTTGTAACATTTGTGGGGCAAAATTTTGTAACATTTGTGGGATCAACTTTTGTGCCCTGCAAATGGGCATTTTCCGTGATCTCACATAAGTCCTAGCATTGCCTAAGCACACTATAAGGGTATGGttgtgttacagttttaacaTGTCAggtttggaagaaaaaaagttGCAACACAATTGCGGCTTGACTAAAAAATTAAGCCGTCATAGAATCTCATAAGTTTTTAGGTAACTCACGTAGAATTAAGAGAAGACTAAACACCTGCTTATGTAACACATGCAACATTCTTTCAGGAGCATACTCTCCTAGAATTCAAATTTATAGGGGTCAAAAGTCTAATCTGCCGTTAAACTTTTTGTTCAAATAGTGAATAGGCAATTTGGAAGGCATTTCTCCAAGTTCTGAGCTGAGCAAGGCTATGACAGGATAGAATCTGGAGATACAACATATAATCATGATCGTAGTTCATAATTAGAATATGAGCACACTCTTGGGAAATGGATAATTTGATGTCAAGACACAGATTACCATTTTGCTGATAAAGAAATATTGATGTGACCATTTTGGATATCTTGAGTGAATGGTCTCATAGAGGTGAATTTGAGGAGGATGTGATTTCAGTGAAGAGGATTATCGATAAAAAGAGAGAGTCCATCTTATCGTTTGGGATATTGGAATAATTTTATAGCATTGTTGTGGATATAGTATGGAAATTTGGGTGGATAAGTAGTGACATTTGAAAAATAGGATGCCATTGGAATGCCAATGATTTAATGACGAGTGGTGTAAGAAGAGATTAGGGAGTTAGGAATTAATGCATTTGCATGAAGTTGGAAATGGAACCAATTGATGATGTAACAaggaatagttttttttttttctagaaactAAGGCCATGACTGATACAAACTAACTAATGTGTTTCTGCGGAAGAGTTGCTATGATTATGTTGAGGGCCCACAGATATAGTGAAGGTTAATAGGGATGAAGGTTTGTGCAAAGATTTCCTTGGGCTTTCTGGGGTGTGCATTTTGGTGGAGTTCACTTGAGGTTAATGAGGATGAGGGTTGTTTGTTTTTATAACTGTTATTATCTTACTTTTTCCTGTCAGATTGTTTTGgcatttgaatttttattggaATATCTTGGTGTTTGTGACTACGTTCTTCTATTTACTTTGGCACTTTGATACAAATGGTTGTATTTATGCGTGTTCCTTCTCTGCTTGCATTTTCACAGGCACATGCTGCTTCGGCTGTGCTTAATTTCAGCGAGAACTGCACTCCAGATATTTTAACGCCTTACTTAGATGGGATAGTGAGCAAACTGCTTGTACTATTACAGGTATAGAATCAGAAGGACTACTAATGTACTAAATACTAATTTTCTATGTACGGTTCCCTAAGTTTCTGAACTATTGGTTTATACCAgaatggaaaacaaatggtgCAAGAGGGTGCCTTGACTGCTTTAGCTTCAGTTGCTGATTCATCTCAGGTACATTTATCTAAATATGTCCTTGATGACTTGAATTGTCTGTATCCAAGCTCTGTTCTGAATGACACATTCTTGCTTCTGGTGATTCAATAGGAGCACTTCCAAAAATACTATGATGCAGTTATGCCTTACTTGAAAGCTATCTTGATGAATGCAACTGACAAGTCAAACCGCATGCTTCGTGCCAAAGCCATGGAGTGTATTAGCTTGGTAGGAATGGCAGTTGGGAAGGAGAAGTTCAGGGAAGACGCAAAGCAGGTAAATGTTTAGACATATTTTGCTATTTCTCTTTACCTGTTGCCGAGAGAAGTAAAGTACAACCaccaaacagaaaacaaacgGCAGCAGAAAAATGGAAGTGATTTTGTCGCACGGCGGGGACGTTTCATTGTTTTGATTTCGTACTATTTACAGATTTCCCTTTAGTGGACTTGGAAGagtttagtaattttttttttgttgacatctttctctctttaaaatctttatttatCTTTCATAATCCATGGACCCTGGATGGATTTCTGCTGCAATTTTAATCTTTCTCCTTTCAAAACCATACTGGCCTGTAGGCCTATGTACCATCCTAGCTTTTGTATACTTATAGTGTGACTAATATTTATTTTCCACATCCAAGGTTATGGAAGTGCTCATGTCATTGCAAGGATCTCAAATGGAGTCCGACGATCCGACTACGAGTTACATGCTACAAGTATGCATTCACTATAGTATCACAAGTTTGAAGAAACATTAACAGTTTCATTTAGGATGTCAAGATTTTTGTATGCTAATAAATGTGGTTTGATTTAGGCATGGGCCAGACTCTGCAAGTGCTTGGGACAGGATTTCCTACCTTACATGAGCTTTGTCATGCAACCGTTGCTTCAGTCTGCGCAACTTAAACCTGATGTTACCATTACATCTGCAGATTCTGATAACGAAGCTGATGAATCAGATGATGacaggtttttgtttttcttgaacCATAGTTTACATGTTATGATAATGCTAGGAAGATTTATTCGAGGTTATAACTTGGAGAGATGGAAAATGCTATCTGCTTCTTCTGCACTGTGCGTGTTCGAATCATGCAAATTAACCTGTCCACCAAAAAATGAGGGAGGTTGCGTACCGGTTTTTACACTGCTCTAATCAGGAGTCTTGTGTGTTGGGTTCAACCAAGTATGCTACGAAGATTTAGTACTAAAGGGAGCTTGATTGTAATTTTCCTTCCAATGCCTTGTTTTTTCTTAGGGGTTGAAGTTATGCCTGCTACTACTAGTGGGGAACCCGAGTACTCTTTCCGTCATCTCTTAGGTGTCGCTCTTTCCATCTCTGGAAATCCCGTTTAGGTGACcagtttttgaaaagttaaaagatTTAGCCATCTCCCTTGTTACCCctttatatttgtatttttatgcATTTAATTTCCTTAATAAATATTCAAATAAGTTAAAGAGCATGCGAAAAGTCTAATCAGACAAAATTAGGAGTCTTTGTGTGTGCATATCTAACCTTGATGCAACGATTGAACCAGGTTCAATGAATGGTGTTATGGCTCCTATCAAGGTAGCTTCACTTCAAATGAGCGGTTCTGTAAAAACCGCAGCCTTAGTGTCTTCTTTATAATCTGCACAAGTAATATGGTATGCTCCATGCGTTGCTGTGTCTGGATTGAATTATCTCTCTTTAAGACTTTCAGGGAAGTTGATTGCGGTCTACTAAACCCCTAGTTTACCTCCTGGGCTGGGTCCATGGGCAGCTTAGGGCAGTTTATTggttagaaaaacaaaaaagaacttaGATGGTTGTCTAGACTCTAGAGTACCAGAGTTGTGAACAATGTTCCACTGTTTGTATAGCCATTCTCCTTACCCGATGGGCTAGTTCTTACATTACTTGTTTCTTGGAACACCATTCTGTAAATTTGAAGGTTGTTTTGCTGAAGggtatatgttgttttgaaagGACATCTATGTGAATTGCAGTATGGAGACCATTACATTGGGGGACAAAAGGATAGGTATTAAGACTAGTGTTCTGGAGGAGAAAGCTACAGCTTGTAACATGCTATGTTGCTACGCTGATGAGTTGAAAGAAGGTTTCTTCCCGTGGATTGATCAGGTTGGTCTTGATGCACTATGACCTTTTCTTCCCTTTCAGGCTGTTTTACATAGTGACCCTAACCAAAAGCTATTTGACAGGTTGCTCCAACTTTAGTTCCACttctcaaattttatttccatGAAGAAGTGCGAAAAGCAGCTGTTTCTGGTATACATTCCTCTATATATTGCTGGTTTCTATTTGGTCTCCAAACAGTTTTGTTGGTATACTGGTAATCTCGAGCTCAACTATTGTGTTTCCAGCTATGCCGGAGCTATTGCGTTCAGCAAAATTAGCTGTAGAGAAAGGGCTTGCTCAAGGTCGTAATGAGTCATATGTTAAGCAGTTATCTGACTACATAGTTCCAGCTTTGGTGGAAGCTTTGCATAAGGTGGTATTTGTTTGTTATTTGTGAACTTTACTCCTTTGCATGCTGTGTTAATGTACTTATCATGTAAACACATGTTGCTTCTAGATTGGGAACTGAAGAAATTTGGTTGCCATGAAATTGCAGGAGCCTGATACAGAAATATGTGCAAGCATGTTGGACGCATTGAATGAATGCATACAGGTTTGTCAGTTTTATGATTGAAGTTTAATGTATTCTCTAcgtgaaataaatttttatgaCCTACTGTGATTTTACTCTTGAACATTTGGGTCTCAGAGagtatttttttgtctaaataaaatgaaagattatttttttgCGTTCTGATTATGCAGTTCTTTGTTGTTctattttgggcaaatttcactttGTATAGCCCACTTGCACATAATTCGCCTTTCATTTGGATGTAACCACTTTACTCCACCTGGTTTACAGACTTAAATGCACCGCTAACTTGTTGGCAGGCTTTTAAAGTGACATAATACCCTCTAATTTCTCTTTTAAACACACATTTGTTAAAGATGTATAATATAAGAATAGTCAAATGAGATATTGTACTTGTTCCTTGTCAGAATGTAGTTCACATAAGTACACACACAATATTAGAATAGCCACCACACATCCACTCATCACCACCAACTCCCCTCCCTTCCCTGCCACACCTTCAGTAATTGAATAACCTTCACTATCTGAAAAATAGTTTACATGATATACACGCACActcacacacatatacacatgcTAACTATTCGTGTAATCACAGTCCATCTATCCCTCACCACCAACCAACCCTTCCCTGCCACCTTCATTTCCCCCACTTCTTCTCTCCCCCCCAACCCCCATATTCTCTTTCCCAATGGCAAGGCTGTTTGAAGACTTCCACACATATGGAGGCAGATAACCAGAGGTTCCTGTATGCGGCTTTAGAAATGGTTGACAATGCCAGTACGTAGAGATGAGGGAGTGTGTGGGGAGCTTGTAAACTGGATGGAACATATCGTATTATCTGCAAAGTGTGCATGAAGGAATCACACAAACACTATGCCCACCAGCAATCTACTTTTTAAATGGTGCTCACTTGTGCAACATATGAAGCTGTATGTATCTCACGTCTAGTTGTTTGCTGAGGGGAAAACCTCGCAGGCAACTCTTTGTGCAGCGCTGTTTTATGGTTGGGGTGGTTGACCCAACTAAAATTCCAGTGGTTCAGGCCTCTATGTTAGCTACGTTCCTCAAGCTATTGATGAAAGATTGGAAGAGAGAATTGGTTTGTCCCTTTGGTAAGGTCACTGATGCGGAGGTTATCAAACAGCTTTGTTAAGTTTGAAAGTTCCATTGATACTTAAAAGTGAATGGGCACAAAATGAGGGTTTTCACTGGTCAATGGCTCCTCATGTGGTTGGTACAGGGCAGCAGAGGGACGGCAAGGGTTGGCAGGGGAGGTAGGAGTAGGAGAGATTGGAAGAGGAAGACCAAATGGCGCTGGAGTCTGGCGCGTgtgagtggtggtagtggtaagAGAGACTAAGAAATCGATTAAGAAGCATTTGATTATGTGATTCCATAATGGAATGGGGATTCCTTCTCTTGTCAAGAGGAACAATTTTATTTCAATGGAATTGACATTCCCAATTTTTTTAGGGTACCAAACGTGGGAATGGGGATAATAAGCTAGAATTGGGATTCCATTCCATTCTTTTTTAGAAGACCTTGTGTTACGACCACAGGGGGATTTTGAGATAGATTAGTGTAGCAAAAGGGAGATAAGAGTGCTACTACAGAAAC
The sequence above is a segment of the Rhododendron vialii isolate Sample 1 chromosome 13a, ASM3025357v1 genome. Coding sequences within it:
- the LOC131315341 gene encoding uncharacterized protein LOC131315341 — protein: MDSESTQLQQAQLAAILGPDPAPFETLISHLMSTANEQRSQAELIFNLCKQTDPNSLALKLAHLLQFSPHLEGRAMSAILLRKQLTRDDSYVWPRLSPATQSSLKSIFLACIQREETKTIIKKLCDTVSELASGILPDNGWPELLPFMFQCVSSDSPKLQESAFLIFAQLSQYIGENLIPHIKHLHAVFLQCLTSSSNSDVKIAALSAVINFIQCLNNSSDRDRFQDLLPAMMRTLTEALNGGNEATAQEALELLIELAGTEPRFLRRQLVDVVGSMLQIAEAETLEEGTRHLAIEFVITLAEARERAPGMMRKLPQFISRLFAILMKMLLDIEDDPAWHSAETEDEEAGETSNYSVGQECLDRLSIALGGNTIVPVASEQLPAYLAAPEWQKHHAALIALAQIAEGCSKVMVKNLEQVVNMVLNSFQDPHPRVRWAAINAIGQLSTDLGPDLQVQYHQRVLPALAAAMDDFQNPRVQAHAASAVLNFSENCTPDILTPYLDGIVSKLLVLLQNGKQMVQEGALTALASVADSSQEHFQKYYDAVMPYLKAILMNATDKSNRMLRAKAMECISLVGMAVGKEKFREDAKQVMEVLMSLQGSQMESDDPTTSYMLQAWARLCKCLGQDFLPYMSFVMQPLLQSAQLKPDVTITSADSDNEADESDDDSMETITLGDKRIGIKTSVLEEKATACNMLCCYADELKEGFFPWIDQVAPTLVPLLKFYFHEEVRKAAVSAMPELLRSAKLAVEKGLAQGRNESYVKQLSDYIVPALVEALHKEPDTEICASMLDALNECIQLSGTLLGESQVRSIVDEIKQVITASSSRKRERAERAKAEDFDAEEGELLKEENEQEEEVFDQVGEILGTLIKTFKASFLPFFDELSSYLTPMWGKDKTAEERRIAICIFDDVAEQCRETALKYYDTFLPFLFEACNDENPDVRQAAVYGLGVCAEFGGSVFKPLVGEALSRLNVVIRDPNALQAENLMAYDNAVSALGKICQFHRDSIDSAQVVPAWLSCLPIKGDLIEAKVVHDQLCSMVEMSDREILGPNNQYLPKIVAVFAEVLCAGKDLATEQTAGRMINLLRQLQQTLPPATLASTWSSLQPQQQLALQSILS